One region of Streptomyces leeuwenhoekii genomic DNA includes:
- a CDS encoding DUF456 domain-containing protein codes for MGVVELLLAGLVILLGLCGVLLPGVPGSWLVWAGVLWWALRDPRPVAWSVLVGATVVLLLSQAVRWALPSRRLRAGGAGPRLTAFAGAGAFLGFLLIPVVGAIPGFLGGIYLAERLRLGRHGEAVAALRTAMRSGGSSVLAELFACLVVAAGWLGAVVTG; via the coding sequence ATGGGAGTGGTGGAACTCCTGCTGGCCGGCCTGGTCATCCTGCTCGGGCTGTGCGGAGTGCTGCTGCCCGGGGTGCCCGGCTCGTGGCTGGTGTGGGCCGGCGTCCTGTGGTGGGCGCTGCGGGACCCCCGCCCGGTGGCGTGGAGCGTGCTGGTGGGGGCCACGGTCGTGCTGCTGCTGTCCCAGGCGGTGCGCTGGGCGCTGCCGTCCCGGCGGCTGCGGGCGGGCGGCGCGGGCCCGCGGCTGACTGCGTTCGCGGGGGCGGGGGCGTTCCTCGGGTTCCTGCTGATCCCGGTGGTGGGGGCGATCCCCGGCTTCCTGGGCGGCATCTACCTCGCCGAGCGGCTGCGGCTGGGCCGGCACGGCGAGGCGGTGGCGGCACTGCGCACGGCGATGCGCTCGGGCGGCTCCAGTGTGCTGGCGGAGCTGTTCGCCTGTCTGGTGGTCGCGGCGGGGTGGCTGGGTGCGGTCGTCACGGGCTGA
- a CDS encoding methylated-DNA--[protein]-cysteine S-methyltransferase, with translation MTTHGTLTDAAAPGTADTPTYWTALNSPVGRLLLTAAPDGALTSLSVPGQKGGRAVQDGWLRDPGPFREAADQLAAYFAGELTRFRLPLRAAGTAFRTRVWDALDAVPYGRTTTYGEIAARIGAPRAAVRAVGGAIGANPLLVLRPCHRVIGADGTLTGYAGGLPRKTWLLALEGVLGRADAPERLSP, from the coding sequence GTGACGACCCACGGCACCCTCACCGACGCGGCGGCCCCCGGCACCGCGGACACCCCCACGTACTGGACCGCGCTCAACAGCCCCGTCGGACGCCTCCTCCTCACCGCCGCACCGGACGGCGCGCTCACCTCCCTGTCGGTCCCCGGCCAGAAGGGCGGACGCGCCGTCCAGGACGGATGGCTGCGCGACCCCGGCCCCTTCCGCGAGGCCGCCGACCAGCTCGCCGCCTACTTCGCCGGGGAGCTCACGCGCTTCCGGCTGCCGCTGCGCGCCGCGGGTACCGCCTTCCGCACCCGCGTCTGGGACGCCCTGGACGCCGTGCCGTACGGCCGGACCACCACCTACGGCGAGATCGCCGCGCGGATCGGCGCGCCCCGGGCCGCGGTGCGCGCCGTCGGCGGCGCGATCGGCGCCAACCCGCTGCTCGTCCTGCGGCCCTGCCACCGTGTGATCGGCGCGGACGGGACCCTGACCGGGTACGCGGGCGGGCTCCCCCGCAAGACATGGCTCCTCGCGCTGGAGGGCGTCCTCGGCCGGGCGGACGCCCCCGAGCGCCTCAGCCCGTGA
- a CDS encoding bifunctional transcriptional activator/DNA repair enzyme AdaA — MDEDTRYEAVRSRDARFDGAFFFAVETTGIYCRPSCPAVTPKRHNVRFFPTAAAAQGSGFRACRRCRPDAAPGSAEWNVRADVVGRAMRLIGDGVVDREGVAGLAARLGYSARQVQRQLTAELGAGPVALARAQRAHTARVLLQTTGLPITEIAFASGFASVRQFNDTIRAVYAATPSELRAAAPGGGRAARRRATPDAGIPLRLAHRGPYQARPVFDLLQREAVPGIEEMTGTPGRRVYRRTLRLPHGTAIAAVHERPGGGRPAARGAHPGGWLDARLHLTDHRDLTTAVQRLRRLFDLDADPYAVDERLGADPRLAPLVAARPGLRSPGAADPEELAVRALTGSARAARLVQRYGKRLDAPCDGLTHVFPEPAALADGEPGPLGALAAALADGDVRLDPGADRDEAQRALLALPGLDAPTAALIRTRALGDPDVAPPGADLPDTWRPWRSYALHHLRAAGELEFS; from the coding sequence ATGGACGAGGACACCAGATACGAGGCCGTGCGCAGCCGGGACGCCCGGTTCGACGGCGCGTTCTTCTTCGCCGTCGAGACGACCGGCATCTACTGCCGGCCCAGTTGTCCGGCGGTCACGCCGAAACGGCACAACGTGCGGTTCTTCCCGACGGCCGCCGCCGCGCAGGGCTCCGGATTCCGGGCCTGCCGGCGGTGCCGTCCGGACGCCGCGCCCGGCTCGGCGGAGTGGAACGTGCGCGCCGACGTCGTCGGCCGCGCCATGCGGCTGATCGGCGACGGCGTCGTCGACCGGGAGGGCGTCGCGGGGCTCGCCGCCCGCCTCGGCTACAGCGCCCGGCAGGTGCAGCGGCAGCTCACGGCCGAGCTGGGCGCCGGGCCGGTCGCCCTGGCCCGCGCCCAGCGGGCGCACACCGCGCGGGTCCTGCTCCAGACCACCGGCCTGCCCATCACCGAGATCGCCTTCGCGTCGGGCTTCGCCAGCGTGCGGCAGTTCAACGACACCATCCGCGCCGTGTACGCGGCCACCCCGAGCGAACTGCGCGCCGCCGCGCCCGGCGGCGGGCGGGCGGCCCGCCGCCGGGCGACCCCGGACGCCGGGATCCCGCTGCGGCTCGCCCACCGCGGCCCCTACCAGGCCCGGCCCGTCTTCGACCTGCTCCAGCGCGAGGCCGTCCCCGGCATCGAGGAGATGACCGGGACCCCCGGGCGCCGCGTCTACCGGCGCACCCTCCGCCTCCCGCACGGCACCGCCATCGCCGCCGTCCACGAACGCCCGGGCGGCGGGCGGCCGGCCGCGCGCGGCGCCCACCCCGGCGGCTGGCTGGACGCCCGGCTGCACCTCACCGACCACCGCGACCTGACCACCGCCGTCCAGCGGCTGCGGCGCCTGTTCGACCTCGACGCCGACCCGTACGCCGTCGACGAGCGGCTCGGCGCGGACCCCCGGCTCGCCCCGCTGGTCGCCGCCCGCCCCGGGCTGCGCTCACCCGGCGCCGCCGACCCCGAGGAACTCGCGGTGCGGGCGCTGACGGGGAGCGCGCGGGCCGCGCGGCTGGTCCAGCGGTACGGCAAACGCCTGGACGCCCCGTGCGACGGCCTGACCCACGTCTTCCCCGAGCCGGCCGCTCTCGCCGACGGCGAGCCCGGTCCCCTGGGCGCCCTCGCCGCCGCCCTCGCCGACGGCGACGTACGCCTGGACCCCGGCGCCGACCGGGACGAGGCCCAGCGGGCCCTGCTCGCCCTGCCCGGCCTGGACGCCCCCACGGCCGCCCTCATCCGCACCCGCGCCCTCGGCGACCCGGACGTGGCCCCGCCCGGCGCGGACCTGCCCGACACCTGGCGCCCCTGGCGCTCGTACGCCCTGCACCACCTGCGTGCAGCCGGAGAGCTGGAGTTCTCGTGA
- the rsgA gene encoding ribosome small subunit-dependent GTPase A, whose product MSSSSSLSSSSSSLLGSSSHPLTPYGWDADWEAEFAPYTAQGLVPGRVVRVDRGQCDIVTAEGVVRADTAFVTPHDPLRVVCTGDWAAVDPDGSPRYVRTYLPRRTAFVRSTSSKRSEGQILAANVDHAIVVVSAAVELDLARVERFLALAWESGAQPVIVLTKADLVADPVTVSHLVQDVESAAPGVPVLPVSSLHGDGLDVLAAVVGGGTAVLLGQSGAGKSTLANALLGEDAMGVQATRDVDGKGRHTTTTRNLLLLPGGGALIDTPGLRGVGLWDAGGGVGQVFAEIEELAAECRFHDCAHETEPGCAVRAALDAGELPERRLESYRKLLRENQRIVAKTDARLRAEIRKEWKRRGAQGRAAMEAKRSGLR is encoded by the coding sequence TTGTCCTCCTCGTCTTCTCTCTCGTCTTCCTCTTCCTCTCTCCTCGGTTCCTCCTCGCACCCGCTCACCCCGTACGGCTGGGACGCGGACTGGGAGGCCGAGTTCGCGCCGTACACCGCGCAGGGCCTCGTGCCCGGCCGGGTCGTGCGGGTCGACCGCGGGCAGTGCGACATCGTCACCGCCGAGGGCGTGGTACGCGCCGACACCGCGTTCGTCACCCCGCACGACCCCCTGCGGGTCGTGTGCACCGGCGACTGGGCCGCCGTCGACCCGGACGGCAGCCCCCGCTACGTACGGACGTACCTGCCGCGCCGTACCGCCTTCGTGCGCTCCACCTCCTCCAAGCGGTCCGAGGGGCAGATCCTCGCCGCCAACGTCGACCACGCGATCGTCGTCGTGTCGGCGGCCGTCGAGCTCGACCTCGCCCGGGTGGAGCGGTTCCTCGCCCTCGCCTGGGAGTCCGGGGCGCAGCCCGTGATCGTGCTCACCAAGGCCGACCTCGTGGCGGACCCGGTGACCGTCTCCCACCTCGTGCAGGACGTCGAGAGCGCCGCCCCCGGCGTGCCGGTGCTGCCCGTCAGCTCCCTGCACGGCGACGGGCTCGACGTCCTGGCCGCCGTCGTCGGCGGCGGTACGGCAGTCCTGCTCGGGCAGTCCGGAGCGGGCAAGTCCACCCTCGCCAACGCCCTGCTCGGCGAGGACGCCATGGGGGTGCAGGCCACCCGCGACGTGGACGGCAAGGGACGCCACACCACGACCACCCGCAACCTGCTGCTCCTGCCCGGCGGGGGCGCGCTGATCGACACCCCGGGACTGCGCGGCGTCGGACTGTGGGACGCCGGCGGCGGCGTCGGCCAGGTTTTCGCGGAGATCGAGGAACTGGCCGCCGAGTGCCGCTTCCACGACTGCGCGCACGAAACCGAGCCCGGCTGCGCGGTCCGCGCCGCCCTCGACGCCGGGGAACTGCCCGAGCGGCGGCTGGAGAGCTACCGCAAGCTGCTGCGGGAGAACCAGCGCATCGTCGCCAAGACCGACGCCCGGCTGCGCGCCGAGATCCGCAAGGAATGGAAGCGCCGGGGCGCCCAGGGCAGGGCGGCGATGGAGGCCAAGCGGAGCGGCCTGCGCTAG
- a CDS encoding radical SAM protein: MDSRTALVEDLMERFPHVPREAVFKEDLLRGGVAFDPSALSDNESGEVKPKSYFIFSFDHGTLPELGEAALRRPPEEIILTGGPYDLRRTVVSVRVNPASPYRVAADEDGMLGLYLDGRRISDVGVPPMPEYYRHTLSNGKSVMEVAPTIQWGYLIYLTVFRVCQYFGAKEECQYCDINHNWRQHKAAGRPYTGVKDVEEVLEALEIIDRYDTQKASTAYTLTGGAITKTVAGRDEADFYGHYAKAIEERFPGRWIGKVVAQALPKADVQRFKDYGVQIYHPNFEVWDEYLFKMYCPGKERYVGRDEWHKRILDSADVFGARNVIPNFVAGVEMAEPFGFKTVDEAIASTTEGLRFFMSHGITPRFTTWCPEPTTPLGKANPQGAPLEYHIRLLQAYRQTMEDFGLSSPPGYGPPGAGRAVFSVSSFMDSLPADEPVGDLTEAVPPGTPAAAQGA; the protein is encoded by the coding sequence ATGGACAGCCGTACCGCGCTGGTCGAGGATCTGATGGAGCGGTTTCCGCATGTGCCGCGGGAGGCCGTCTTCAAGGAGGACCTGCTGCGGGGCGGCGTGGCCTTCGACCCCTCGGCCCTCAGTGACAACGAGTCCGGGGAGGTGAAGCCGAAGTCGTACTTCATCTTCTCCTTCGACCACGGCACTCTGCCCGAGCTGGGCGAGGCCGCGCTGCGCCGCCCGCCCGAGGAGATCATCCTCACCGGCGGCCCCTACGACCTGCGCCGCACCGTCGTCTCGGTCCGCGTGAACCCGGCCTCGCCGTACCGTGTGGCCGCCGACGAGGACGGCATGCTCGGCCTCTACCTGGACGGCCGGCGCATCTCGGACGTCGGCGTGCCGCCCATGCCCGAGTACTACCGGCACACGCTGTCCAACGGGAAGTCCGTCATGGAGGTGGCCCCCACCATCCAGTGGGGCTACCTGATCTACCTGACCGTCTTCCGCGTCTGCCAGTACTTCGGCGCCAAGGAGGAGTGCCAGTACTGCGACATCAATCACAACTGGCGCCAGCACAAGGCGGCCGGGCGGCCGTACACGGGCGTGAAGGACGTCGAGGAGGTCCTCGAAGCCCTGGAGATCATCGACCGCTACGACACCCAGAAGGCGTCCACCGCCTACACCCTCACCGGCGGCGCCATCACCAAGACGGTCGCCGGCCGCGACGAGGCCGACTTCTACGGCCACTACGCCAAGGCCATCGAGGAGCGCTTCCCGGGCCGCTGGATCGGCAAGGTCGTCGCCCAGGCGCTGCCCAAGGCCGACGTCCAGCGGTTCAAGGACTACGGCGTGCAGATCTACCACCCCAACTTCGAGGTGTGGGACGAGTACCTGTTCAAGATGTACTGCCCCGGCAAGGAGCGCTACGTCGGCCGCGACGAGTGGCACAAGCGCATCCTGGACTCCGCGGACGTCTTCGGCGCGCGCAACGTCATCCCCAACTTCGTGGCGGGCGTGGAGATGGCCGAGCCCTTCGGCTTCAAGACGGTCGACGAGGCGATCGCGTCGACCACCGAGGGACTGCGCTTCTTCATGTCGCACGGCATCACGCCCCGCTTCACCACCTGGTGCCCCGAGCCGACCACCCCGCTCGGCAAGGCCAACCCGCAGGGCGCGCCGCTGGAGTACCACATCCGCCTGCTCCAGGCGTACCGGCAGACCATGGAGGACTTCGGCCTGTCCTCGCCCCCCGGCTACGGCCCGCCCGGCGCCGGCCGCGCGGTCTTCTCGGTCAGCTCCTTCATGGACAGCCTTCCGGCGGACGAGCCGGTGGGGGACCTGACCGAGGCGGTGCCGCCCGGCACCCCGGCGGCGGCCCAGGGGGCGTGA
- a CDS encoding D-arabinono-1,4-lactone oxidase, whose translation MTETVTNWAGNITYAAKELHRPHSLDALRALVARSPAVRVLGSGHSFNRIAEPGAEGVLLSLAALPPEVDVDTAARTVRVGGGVRYAELARRVHAHGLALPNMASLPHISVAGSVATGTHGSGVGNGPLAAAVREVELVTADGSAVVIGRGDPRFGAAVTSLGALGVVTALTLDLEPAFEVEQYVFTELPLDGLDPDAFETIMAAAYSVSLFTDWHTPGFRQVWLKRRTDQPLPGFPWAAPATGKMHPVPGMPAVNCTEQLGVPGPWHERLPHFRAEFTPSSGAELQSEYLLPRRDAVRALHALDAIRAVVAPVLQICEVRAVAADEQWLSPAYGRDTVAVHFTWVADTRAVLPVVRRVEEALDAFEARPHWGKVFTTPAARVRGWYPRLGDFRALARELDPAGTFANAFVRDVLGT comes from the coding sequence ATGACCGAGACCGTGACCAACTGGGCCGGAAACATCACCTACGCGGCGAAGGAACTGCACCGGCCGCACTCCCTCGACGCGCTGCGGGCGCTGGTGGCGCGGAGCCCGGCCGTGCGGGTGCTGGGCAGCGGGCACTCCTTCAACCGCATCGCCGAGCCCGGCGCCGAGGGGGTGCTGCTGTCGCTGGCCGCGCTGCCGCCCGAGGTGGACGTGGACACCGCGGCCCGCACGGTCCGCGTCGGCGGCGGTGTGCGCTACGCGGAGCTGGCCCGCCGGGTGCACGCGCACGGGCTCGCGCTGCCCAACATGGCCTCCCTCCCGCACATCTCGGTGGCCGGGTCGGTCGCGACCGGCACCCACGGCTCCGGGGTGGGCAACGGCCCGCTGGCCGCCGCCGTGCGGGAGGTGGAGCTGGTGACGGCGGACGGCTCGGCGGTGGTGATCGGGCGGGGCGACCCGCGGTTCGGCGCGGCGGTCACCTCCCTGGGCGCGCTCGGCGTGGTGACCGCGCTCACCCTGGACCTGGAGCCGGCCTTCGAGGTCGAGCAGTACGTCTTCACCGAACTGCCGCTCGACGGGCTGGACCCCGACGCCTTCGAGACGATCATGGCGGCGGCCTACAGTGTGAGCCTGTTCACCGACTGGCACACGCCCGGCTTCCGGCAGGTGTGGCTCAAGCGGCGCACCGACCAGCCGCTGCCCGGTTTCCCCTGGGCCGCGCCCGCCACCGGGAAGATGCACCCCGTCCCCGGCATGCCCGCGGTCAACTGCACCGAGCAGTTGGGGGTCCCCGGGCCGTGGCACGAACGGCTGCCGCACTTCCGGGCCGAGTTCACGCCGAGCAGCGGTGCCGAGCTCCAGTCGGAGTACCTGCTGCCGCGCCGGGACGCCGTGCGGGCGCTGCACGCGCTGGACGCGATACGGGCGGTGGTGGCCCCGGTGCTGCAGATCTGCGAGGTGCGCGCGGTGGCCGCCGACGAGCAGTGGCTGAGCCCGGCCTACGGGCGGGACACGGTGGCCGTGCACTTCACCTGGGTGGCGGACACCCGGGCGGTGCTGCCGGTGGTCCGGCGGGTCGAGGAGGCGCTGGACGCCTTCGAGGCGCGACCGCACTGGGGGAAGGTGTTCACGACTCCGGCGGCGCGGGTGCGGGGGTGGTATCCGCGGCTGGGGGACTTCCGCGCGCTGGCGCGGGAGCTGGACCCGGCGGGCACCTTCGCCAACGCGTTCGTACGGGACGTGCTGGGCACCTGA
- a CDS encoding PHP domain-containing protein: MGHGHGHAHDHAHHHGHGHHHGPGHDHETAPLPAAFDTSVPDEALTPEQRSRRSLLRRAGLLGAGLAAGSVLGQSAPAAAATGGRRDKGFLWLAGDHHIHTQYSSDGKYRVVDQVRQGARHGMDWLVITDHGSATHAKIGVEKVNPDIREARSAYQDTLVFQGLEWNIPAAEHGTVFVHPGRNEVAVLKQFETDYDGSVKGATDSTPANEALAVAGLAFLHEQVRRRKVKDALMLANHPARRGVDSPHEIRAWRDATPASHRIAVGFEGAPGHQAAGLPAPLGMARARGIYDNNPGPNSFPGYPLESYRTWGGFDWMTATVGGLWDSLLAEGKPWWITANSDSHQVYADTAVRGPGGDFQADGRYPDPVYGGKIDLTQGDYWPGQYSRTHVGADGFSYAAVMDGIRAGRVWVDHGQLVSGLDVRVAGAGRWATLGGALHVKKGTRVTLTADVALAGGPNWAGFVPRLARVDVIQGDVTGEVKDKDTFTAPTARVVTSYEVDKTAGTVRLTYDLGRVERPVYVRLRGTDGNRGAVGAMGAAVDPAGPALDVVGDADPWRDLWFYTNPVWVLPA; encoded by the coding sequence ATGGGACACGGTCACGGTCACGCTCATGACCATGCGCATCACCACGGGCACGGGCACCATCACGGACCCGGCCACGACCACGAGACCGCGCCGCTGCCCGCCGCGTTCGACACCTCCGTGCCCGACGAGGCCCTGACCCCCGAGCAGCGCTCGCGCCGCTCGCTGCTGCGCCGCGCCGGACTGCTCGGCGCGGGCCTGGCCGCCGGGAGCGTCCTCGGCCAGTCGGCCCCCGCCGCAGCGGCGACGGGCGGCCGCAGGGACAAGGGCTTCCTGTGGCTCGCCGGCGACCACCACATCCACACCCAGTACAGCAGCGACGGCAAGTACCGCGTCGTCGACCAGGTCCGCCAGGGCGCCCGGCACGGCATGGACTGGCTCGTCATCACCGACCACGGCAGCGCCACCCACGCCAAGATCGGCGTCGAGAAGGTCAACCCCGACATCCGCGAGGCCCGCAGCGCGTACCAGGACACCCTGGTCTTCCAGGGCCTGGAGTGGAACATCCCGGCCGCCGAGCACGGCACCGTCTTCGTGCACCCCGGCAGGAACGAGGTCGCCGTCCTCAAGCAGTTCGAGACCGACTACGACGGCAGCGTCAAGGGCGCCACCGACTCCACGCCCGCCAACGAGGCGCTCGCCGTCGCCGGTCTCGCCTTCCTCCACGAGCAGGTGCGGCGGCGCAAGGTCAAGGACGCGCTGATGCTCGCCAACCACCCGGCGCGGCGCGGCGTCGACTCCCCGCACGAGATCCGCGCCTGGCGCGACGCGACGCCCGCGAGCCACCGGATCGCCGTCGGCTTCGAGGGCGCCCCCGGCCACCAGGCCGCCGGGCTGCCCGCACCGCTCGGCATGGCCCGCGCCCGGGGCATCTACGACAACAACCCCGGCCCCAACTCCTTCCCCGGCTACCCCCTGGAGTCCTACCGGACCTGGGGCGGCTTCGACTGGATGACCGCCACCGTCGGCGGTCTGTGGGACAGCCTGCTCGCCGAGGGCAAGCCCTGGTGGATCACCGCCAACTCCGACTCCCACCAGGTCTACGCCGACACCGCCGTACGCGGCCCCGGCGGCGACTTCCAAGCCGACGGCCGCTACCCGGACCCGGTCTACGGCGGGAAGATCGACCTCACCCAGGGCGACTACTGGCCCGGCCAGTACAGCCGCACCCACGTCGGCGCCGACGGCTTCTCCTACGCCGCCGTCATGGACGGCATCCGGGCGGGCCGCGTCTGGGTCGACCACGGGCAGCTCGTCAGCGGCCTCGACGTCCGGGTGGCGGGCGCCGGCCGCTGGGCCACACTCGGCGGCGCGCTGCACGTGAAGAAGGGCACGCGCGTCACCCTGACCGCCGACGTGGCCCTGGCCGGCGGCCCCAACTGGGCCGGATTCGTGCCCAGGCTCGCGCGCGTGGACGTCATCCAGGGCGATGTCACGGGCGAGGTGAAGGACAAGGACACCTTCACCGCACCCACCGCCAGGGTCGTCACCTCCTACGAGGTGGACAAGACGGCCGGCACCGTCCGCCTCACCTACGACCTGGGCCGTGTGGAGCGCCCCGTCTACGTCCGGCTCCGCGGCACCGACGGCAACCGCGGTGCCGTCGGCGCGATGGGCGCCGCCGTCGACCCGGCGGGCCCGGCCCTCGACGTCGTCGGCGACGCCGACCCCTGGCGCGACCTGTGGTTCTACACCAACCCGGTGTGGGTGCTGCCCGCGTGA
- a CDS encoding TetR/AcrR family transcriptional regulator — protein sequence MPRAGLTADRLVAAAADLADEAGFENVTLSALARRFGVADASLYAHVRNLQDLRTRLALFAGGELIDRIAAAVAGRAGKEALAAFAGAYREYALTRPGRYAATQIRIDQDLVARSPALHRTAEITYGMLRAYGLAEPDLTDAVRLLRSTFHGYCALEAAGGFGAARDVQASWDKAIDALHITLENWPREEADHDRPA from the coding sequence ATGCCCCGCGCCGGGCTCACCGCCGACCGCCTCGTCGCGGCCGCCGCCGACCTCGCCGACGAGGCCGGGTTCGAGAACGTCACCCTGTCGGCGCTGGCACGCCGCTTCGGGGTGGCGGACGCGAGCCTGTACGCGCACGTCAGGAATCTCCAGGACCTGCGCACCCGGCTGGCCCTGTTCGCGGGCGGCGAGCTGATCGACCGCATCGCCGCCGCCGTGGCCGGGCGCGCCGGGAAGGAGGCGCTGGCCGCCTTCGCCGGTGCCTACCGGGAGTACGCGCTGACGCGGCCGGGACGGTACGCGGCGACCCAGATCCGCATCGACCAGGACCTCGTCGCCCGCTCCCCCGCCCTGCACCGCACCGCCGAGATCACCTACGGCATGCTCCGCGCCTACGGCCTGGCGGAGCCCGACCTCACCGACGCCGTCCGCCTGCTGCGCAGCACCTTCCACGGCTACTGCGCCCTGGAGGCGGCCGGCGGCTTCGGCGCCGCCCGCGACGTCCAGGCGTCCTGGGACAAGGCGATCGACGCCCTGCACATCACGCTGGAGAACTGGCCCCGCGAGGAGGCGGACCATGACCGGCCGGCCTGA
- a CDS encoding alpha/beta fold hydrolase yields MTGRPDRHRDHYDVTGSGPVLLVVPGGAGHPMGLEPLTAALSARFTVVTYDPLGLAHGRLGLPVPEQRVEWWSEGARRVLDAVLPEGASARVLGMSSGGIAALDLLARHPRRLRHVVAHEPPVVTVLPDGARERRDLLRSLGGPPSAAGEAADPMGVFLSRVVRPFTAYAPHPDALRAHASRLTLAAGSGSRDQPPYRTAALLAERTGGGFAEFPGGHLGALDHPEAFAERLAGLLDGTGEGCCAGACGHLQES; encoded by the coding sequence ATGACCGGCCGGCCTGACCGGCACCGCGACCACTACGACGTCACGGGCAGTGGCCCCGTCCTGCTCGTCGTCCCCGGCGGTGCGGGCCACCCCATGGGGCTGGAGCCGCTGACGGCCGCCCTGTCGGCCCGCTTCACCGTGGTGACGTACGACCCGCTCGGCCTCGCCCACGGGCGGCTCGGCCTGCCCGTCCCCGAACAGCGGGTGGAGTGGTGGAGCGAGGGCGCGCGGCGGGTGCTGGACGCGGTCCTCCCCGAGGGGGCGTCGGCGCGGGTGCTGGGGATGAGCTCCGGCGGTATCGCGGCGCTGGACCTGCTCGCCCGGCACCCGCGGCGGCTGCGGCATGTCGTCGCCCACGAACCCCCGGTCGTCACCGTGCTGCCCGACGGGGCCCGGGAGCGCCGGGACCTGCTGCGGAGCCTGGGCGGGCCGCCGTCCGCCGCCGGGGAGGCGGCCGACCCCATGGGCGTCTTCCTCTCCCGGGTCGTGCGCCCCTTCACCGCGTACGCGCCGCACCCGGACGCCCTGCGCGCCCATGCCTCCCGGCTGACCCTGGCCGCCGGTTCCGGCTCGCGGGACCAACCGCCGTACCGGACGGCCGCGTTGCTCGCCGAGCGCACGGGCGGCGGCTTCGCCGAGTTCCCGGGCGGTCACCTCGGGGCCCTCGACCATCCCGAGGCGTTCGCGGAACGCCTCGCCGGGCTGCTGGACGGTACCGGTGAGGGGTGTTGCGCGGGGGCCTGCGGCCACTTGCAGGAAAGTTGA